One Carya illinoinensis cultivar Pawnee chromosome 5, C.illinoinensisPawnee_v1, whole genome shotgun sequence genomic window, tgcactatgcatttgacgactagataaatgtggtcatacaattcaagatagtttataacattcAACAATATATAGTTACTAATGCAGTTTATCCAAATTGATGATGACTCTAACATATTAGTTCTTATCATAATTTCTCCTGTATGTAGCAAATAAGCACATATAATAATTGAGCAGCCAGCAACTAATTGGACATATAAACTGAACGATTACCTACTTTACATGAAAACAAGCCCCTAAGGAACATGTTACACGTACAGTATCTATAATAGAAATGATTCAAGTAGAAATTCATATATATTCAACTTCATTGCAGCACttcacatagtttaaaaattaataatcttaaaaTATACCAAGACATGGATTCAAGGGTAGCAACTACCACCATATTACTTTGAGACATCCCTATGGAATATATAGAAATGGTGTTGCCCTCTAATACAGTGAGAGGGTATATTTAAAGGGAAAGAGGCTACGTGaattaaagaaataatctaATCAAACCAATATATATCAACATAATTTAGGCAGTATTCtaatcaaaataatatacatcaaatcaaaatgatttgataattatgaaaatcagataaagataatattaaattaagaatctCTAACATTTCTCATCAAATTCAAGGTTGAAAAGTACTTTAAAATcttgagtttaaaatttgaGTATATCATTCATATTTATTGATTGATCATCGATGAGATGATGGAAATGATACTGATGATGAAATGACTAGCAACTAGAACATCAAATATGGAGTTATGGTTACAAATGGGTTGTATATGGTCACGGTCAACTATAGGACCAAAATTAAAAGACCGAGACCCTATATATGAAAAAAGCTGCAACTAATTAATAAGGATACTCTAAATGCATGGATATGTGACGAGACATGATAGTCTAAATAGGATTAATCGGACAAACAATATTGTCTAAATTAGAAGGAGTTTGAGCCATTGGGAGAAGTCCAATGACTGTACAGACGAAAAATATGAACTGGACGAATCATAATTCTAATCTAATTTACAGGTTAATTCAATAAAAGTACGTGTTTAATTTGGAATATTCTAAATGTCAcattttcatatcttttttCATCACACTATCTTTTGTGCATTAatctttgaatttttatttaaaaaaataaaaaataatccaagattgataaataaaaatattatattttacataataaaataaaaatattaagtgAGATGGAAGTTTGGTAACCTAACATAAGTCGCTAATCTTGACATATCCATGATATCATGATCGCGGGTGTATTTTGGAGACCCAACCGGGAGCCCAAATTTGAAATTGGCCCAAAAGGTTTAACTATATatgaatgtttttttattttttttgtttcattcttaaAAGGCTAATAACCGcaagagttttactacatataaatatagtcacgcattaatctgtgtatcaatactgatttattcatatttaaaatttaaattaacactatttttaataaaatttactttttgaccaatcacatcacattgatacacagattagtacacaattatgcttgcaattatatttttcctaactGCAACTGGCTTGATACCAAATGATCGATCAGTCGTTGGATCCACGGGTTCATACGAACTATAATAACACGTAGTGGAGGTTTAGCATCGACTAATATTAAAGCTCGTctctttattgaaaatattaaaatagtggaacaaaaaataaaacgaaaATATATAAAGTCGTCAAAAAGGCCAATTACAACTGATTTCGCTCAATTAACTTAATTACTAGGAAGAACAAAAATCAAAGCTTTTATGAGTAAACCTCATAAACACTGAAAAGATCACAAACGTGGTTAAGTTTTGAAAAACATTGTTGGTTTCAGTTTTAGGACCCATATATAATATCCTGatcagtagtagtagtagtaggaGATGAGTACTGGTCTTTAATTAGGAGGCCATAACTTTTTGGCGCTTGATAGTCTTCTGAGCAATGACATAGTTCTTCCAGTACGTAGTGATTTCCCTCTGTGTTTCCAAGTCAGTACTCTTTCTCTTGTGCCCAGCACCGTCGATATCTCCATTCTCTTCATGAGCAGCAGTGACGGGCGCCCCTTCCTTCCCTTTGGCAGAGACTTTTGGGGGAAGCTTGTCGAGCTCATGCAGAACAATGGAGACGTCGTGCACAAGGCGCTCTGCCAGGGTTCTGGAGAACTCAGCCCTGATGACGACACGGAGCACGGTAACATGCTGAGCATCCggtggcatgggataggcaggcaCGATCCAACCAAAGCGCCGCAACATCTCAGAGACTTCAAACTCATCGTGACCTCCTTTATTTTCCTTCAGAGAAAACGCCACCACTGGAACCCCATCGTCCTTTGACAGAATGTTGAAGCGCCCTGTCCTCTCCAACCCCGCCTTCAGCACCATAGCATTTTCGTGGCAATTCTCCATTATATGACGGTATCCCTAATAAACACAACTTTTTGATTTAGCATTTTAAGTGAATTTGCATTTAATTCGATATATAAATCAACTTAAAATACAAGAAGATGAGAAGTATTATTCTTAATTATCAAAGACTTAGTCATTTACCTCCTGGCCCAAGCGAACTAGTTGATAATACTGAGCAATAATTTGACTAGAACCTGCACATATATGGTAGGTGAAAGATACTTAGAATGTGTCAATAGGTTTAAGAAGAAGAACCAGAATTAATGTTCTGATCACCTTTAGAATGTGTAATAATTTGACTAGCTAATTAAAAGATGTTTGTTTTCATTGGTTATCAGCTTACCTTTAGAAAAGTTAAGGGTGAAGGTGGATTGGTCTGCTCCAAGGTACTTGATGTGGAAGACAAGATCTTCAGGCAGGTCATCTTTGCTCCTCCAGATAACCCAACCAATTCCGGCATACACAAGCCCGTACTTATGGCCGCTAACATTAATGCTCTTTACCATTGGAAGACGGAAATCCCACTCGAGCTCTGGATAAATGAATGGCGCAATGAATCCACCACTTGCTGCGTCTACATGAATAGGAGTTTCCCATCTGCAAAATATCGGACACGCATGCGAATAAATTAATCACATAATTAGCACATGATGACTATATTTCAAACCATTGAAGCTGATCTTGACCTGATCATGAATTAATCAAgtggtatatatattatagatagatagatagataccCAGTTTGTTTGTTCTTTTCTAGCAAGAGGTCGTTTAAGAGTTTGACATCCTCGAATTCTCCATTATAGGTGGAGCCCAAGATAGCAGCAACACAAATGGTGTTTTCGTCCACCATTTCTACAGCTTTGACAGGATCCATCACGTAGTACCCTTCCCTCACCTTAACTTCCTTCAGCTCCACCTCAAAGTACCTCGCAAATTTTTCCCAACACACCTATATGTATACACACAGATGCATAAAGGATTAGAAATTATATTAGCAATTCGGATCAATGATGCAAGTATGGTCTAGCACTCGATCTGTACCTGAACATTGGCACCAGTGACAATGTTGGGCCTGTCGTAAGGTTTCCCTTCAGCCTTGCGCTTGTTCTGCCACTTTCTCTTGAATGCAAGGCCAGCCAGCATTATAGCCTCAGATGACCCGACTGTTCCGACTCCAATCGCATCCTCGGAGTCTCCCAGTGGGGCATTGAAGAGATGTGCTATCATGTTGACGCAACGATTCTATatatgcaaataaataaataaataaaattaatacacGATCATACTGTCGGTAAGGTTAATGTAACGGACCCATGCAGTTTACTTTCGGGTTTCCAAGGAAAAAAGATTGGGAAATGAGAGGCATTACAAGGCCATACAATATGTGTTCAATGCAAGAAAATCTCAGTGAATTTTGTGTAAAACGAAAATCCAACCAACAATGCTTGAGATGCAAATTTAGGGCATTAATGGACATGACAGCAATTTATCCTTTAGCTTTCCCATCATGGACTATATATATTGCTCGCAGCACAAGGGTGCAAGTTATGAGCTCCATGATCCATCCAATTTGATCCAAATATATGCTAAAgttatgaaagaaaaatctgaaaataaaattaataattatttaagtatgttaATGTCATAAATTTGGAAAACAGAGAAGACGTGTAAACAGAGAGAAGTACGTAAAACTATGGCATTTGCCAACATGTTTTGACAATTTGGCTTATAAAAAATAACGTAAAATTTTCACACTTCGACAGAAATTTTGACTTCCGGGTCGAAGGTaactcttcttttattttgattaattccACACCAACATATATACGAGAAACAGTCAACCCGCAACCCGCAATAATGTCTGTGCACATGAGGTGTGCGTGTttctctgagagagagagagatgaatacATACATGAAGTTCGGTGGTAACAGGGTATTCATCCATGTCAACATAATTCTTGTTGATGGACTCCATGATAAGTT contains:
- the LOC122309209 gene encoding glutamate decarboxylase 4-like, translating into MVLSRPASESDLSVISTSGSLFVRDSLPKHKMQENSIPKEAAYQIIHDELLLDFKPKLNLASFVTTSMEPECDKLIMESINKNYVDMDEYPVTTELHNRCVNMIAHLFNAPLGDSEDAIGVGTVGSSEAIMLAGLAFKRKWQNKRKAEGKPYDRPNIVTGANVQVCWEKFARYFEVELKEVKVREGYYVMDPVKAVEMVDENTICVAAILGSTYNGEFEDVKLLNDLLLEKNKQTGWETPIHVDAASGGFIAPFIYPELEWDFRLPMVKSINVSGHKYGLVYAGIGWVIWRSKDDLPEDLVFHIKYLGADQSTFTLNFSKGSSQIIAQYYQLVRLGQEGYRHIMENCHENAMVLKAGLERTGRFNILSKDDGVPVVAFSLKENKGGHDEFEVSEMLRRFGWIVPAYPMPPDAQHVTVLRVVIRAEFSRTLAERLVHDVSIVLHELDKLPPKVSAKGKEGAPVTAAHEENGDIDGAGHKRKSTDLETQREITTYWKNYVIAQKTIKRQKVMAS